One window from the genome of Zerene cesonia ecotype Mississippi chromosome 1, Zerene_cesonia_1.1, whole genome shotgun sequence encodes:
- the LOC119839627 gene encoding piezo-type mechanosensitive ion channel component-like: MSAQSHNIDVFTEQDYTQLSNMYARDRTAQTFLSNYMYNDVAVVTINPNSTAVWNISPPELDRLEREALSNASLSVKFTYVITHPSNNPQNPPTIENNREVPLEAFINGKRNPERDTLLNLLAGTARPDVWLNVKHLFPKFVKVFNKGTTKAAFQLMPPGPDGYDEAKSYRDVKLRLERDRNSSYWRVHESCDERDPLAPIPMNNCDMLVMYTFNDKLFPETLNFISGGGIIGLYTTFVFLASRVLRGFFSGIYTKIMFDDLPNVDRVLQLCLDIYLVREALELTLEEDLFAKLVFLYRSPETMIKWSRPKEEDSQEQRALPAPQ, encoded by the exons TTTCACGGAGCAGGACTACACGCAGCTGAGCAACATGTACGCGCGCGACCGCACCGCGCAGACGTTCCTCTCGAACTACATGTACAACGACGTGGCGGTCGTCACCATCAACCCCAACTCCACCGCCGTGTGGAACATCTCGCCGCCGGAGCTCGACCGGCTCGAGCGGGAGGCGCTCTCCA ATGCATCACTTTCCGTGAAATTCACATACGTTATAACACATCCGAGTAATAATCCGCAAAATCCGCCAACCATAGAGAATAATCGAGAAGTACCGCTGGAGGCATTCATTAATGGAAAGAGAAATCCCGAAAGAGAtactttacttaatttattggCAGGCACGGCGCGTCCGGACGTTTG gTTGAACGTTAAACATCTATTCCCAAAGTTCGtaaaagtgtttaataaaGGAACTACAAAAGCCGCTTTTCAATTGATGCCTCCTGGTCCTGATggat atgATGAAGCGAAGTCTTATAGAGACGTAAAATTACGATTAGAAAGAGACAGAAATTCTAGCTACTGGAGAGTCCACGAATCATGCGACGAAAgg GATCCGCTCGCACCGATACCGATGAACAACTGCGACATGCTGGTCATGTACACGTTCAACGATAAACTGTTTCCAGAAACGCTTAACTTCATATCAGGAGGCGG TATCATCGGTCTGTACACGACATTTGTGTTCCTGGCGTCCCGTGTCCTGCGCGGCTTCTTCTCTGGCATCTACACAAAGATCATGTTCGACGATCTGCCCAATGTGGATCGGGTGCTACAACTCTGCCTCGACATATACTtg gtTCGCGAAGCACTCGAGTTGACATTGGAAGAGGACCTCTTCGCCAAATTAGTGTTCTTGTATCGATCTCCTGAAACTATGATAAAATGGAGTCGACCTAAGGAAGAAGATAGTCAGGAACAAAGAGCTCTTCCCGCCCCACAGTAA